The following are encoded in a window of Salinibacter ruber DSM 13855 genomic DNA:
- the tsaB gene encoding tRNA (adenosine(37)-N6)-threonylcarbamoyltransferase complex dimerization subunit type 1 TsaB — protein sequence MILLALETATSTCGVAVLDDDTVVAEAHLRRPRVHAERLTPLVEDVLDHADATPAALDAVAASMGPGSYTGLRIGVSTAKGWALSTDAAFVGVPTLAAYAAQLRPVAAPGDVVCALLDARRDEVYAGAYRRTTDGLDEHASPTALPVDDLPGWVGTVDGRLWLVGDGAPKSRAALGDAFTCTLIPADERPPSAGWVARCGRRQLAMHGPDDMATVEPLYVKDVHATPAPSPFD from the coding sequence GTGATTCTTCTCGCCCTCGAAACCGCAACTTCCACCTGTGGCGTGGCCGTCCTGGACGACGACACGGTGGTTGCGGAGGCCCATCTCCGTCGCCCCCGCGTGCACGCTGAGCGCCTGACCCCGCTGGTCGAAGATGTGCTCGACCACGCCGACGCGACGCCGGCGGCCCTGGATGCCGTGGCCGCATCGATGGGGCCGGGGTCGTACACGGGCCTCCGCATCGGGGTGAGCACGGCAAAGGGATGGGCGCTGTCCACCGACGCGGCGTTCGTGGGGGTGCCAACGCTGGCGGCGTACGCCGCCCAGCTGCGTCCGGTCGCCGCGCCCGGAGACGTGGTGTGCGCACTGCTCGACGCCCGCCGGGACGAGGTGTACGCCGGGGCGTACCGGCGAACGACGGACGGACTGGACGAGCACGCGTCCCCGACGGCGCTTCCGGTCGACGATCTGCCCGGCTGGGTGGGGACGGTGGACGGGCGGCTGTGGCTCGTCGGAGACGGGGCGCCGAAGAGTCGGGCGGCTCTCGGCGACGCGTTCACGTGCACACTGATTCCCGCCGACGAGAGGCCCCCGTCAGCGGGGTGGGTGGCCCGCTGCGGCCGCCGGCAGCTTGCAATGCACGGCCCCGACGACATGGCGACGGTCGAACCGTTGTACGTGAAAGACGTGCATGCCACTCCGGCGCCATCCCCCTTCGACTGA
- a CDS encoding elongation factor G yields the protein MTVSDAQQIRNIALVGHQGSGKTALTEALLHTSGAISRVGSVPDGTTQSDYHESEKERQMSIFATLLHASWDDTKINILDTPGYPDFASEVIASMRVADTALYVMDARSGVEVGTEMAWSYGEQTDTPALFVINHIDQASADFRSIVDEIEDRFGRGATPVQLPAGEGTRTLVDVLHMRQLYYPEGETEPEVQPIDDAFEDEARELHETLVEDIAASDDRLMEAYFEQGELTDDQMRNGLRAAIIERDLYPVFVTSATEEVGVSRLLDFIGSVCPSPASRLLETEGGQELTADPDDDPVAFVYRTMAQEHVGEYSYVRVFDGTLQSGQDLENARTGATERLGQIYELNGEERNNVPRLIAGDLGALVKLEDTTTNDTLRAPASDVVIPSIQFPAPRYRMAVRPVQEGQEDKLARGLHQITDEDPSLVFNHDALLNQLTLSGVGEMHLQIAKSRLERQAGVEVEFVEPRISYREAIQNRATAEHRHKKQSGGAGEFADISMLVEPLDGAFDPPDAIEVRGEETVETEWGAEIHFVDAIVGGVIDMNKFFSSIRKGVLNTMEEGPVAGFPVGNVRIVIHDGDMHPVDSNEAAFKRAAFECFRQAFQKAGPVLLEPIHEVTITTPDDYTGDIISDLNTRRGRVQGIDTQGALQKITAEVPEAELHQYSTTLRSLTQGRGLHHTKFSHYEQMPGHVQEEVVDETTAPAAAA from the coding sequence ATGACCGTTTCCGACGCCCAACAGATCCGCAACATTGCCCTGGTCGGCCACCAGGGCAGCGGCAAAACCGCCCTGACCGAGGCCCTGCTCCACACAAGCGGCGCCATCTCGCGCGTCGGCTCCGTGCCCGACGGCACGACCCAAAGCGACTACCACGAGAGCGAAAAGGAGCGGCAGATGTCGATTTTTGCGACGCTGCTTCACGCCTCATGGGACGACACGAAGATCAACATCCTCGACACGCCGGGCTACCCCGACTTCGCCAGCGAGGTGATTGCCTCCATGCGGGTGGCCGACACGGCGCTTTACGTGATGGACGCCCGCTCGGGGGTCGAGGTCGGCACGGAGATGGCCTGGTCCTACGGCGAGCAGACGGACACCCCCGCCCTGTTCGTCATCAACCACATCGACCAGGCGAGCGCCGATTTTCGGAGCATCGTCGACGAGATTGAGGACCGCTTCGGGCGGGGGGCCACACCGGTTCAGCTGCCGGCGGGCGAGGGCACCCGCACCCTGGTTGACGTGCTGCACATGCGCCAGCTGTACTACCCGGAGGGCGAGACCGAGCCGGAGGTGCAGCCGATCGACGACGCCTTTGAGGACGAGGCCCGCGAGCTCCACGAGACGCTCGTCGAGGACATCGCCGCCAGTGACGACCGGCTCATGGAGGCCTACTTCGAACAGGGCGAGCTGACGGACGACCAGATGCGGAACGGGCTCCGTGCGGCCATAATTGAGCGGGACTTGTATCCCGTCTTCGTCACGAGCGCGACGGAGGAGGTCGGCGTCTCCCGCCTTCTCGATTTCATCGGGTCGGTGTGCCCCTCCCCCGCCAGCCGGCTGCTGGAGACCGAGGGCGGCCAGGAACTGACGGCCGACCCCGACGACGACCCGGTTGCCTTCGTCTACCGCACGATGGCCCAGGAGCACGTCGGTGAATACTCGTACGTCCGCGTGTTCGACGGAACCCTTCAGTCGGGCCAGGACCTCGAAAACGCGCGCACCGGCGCCACCGAACGCCTCGGGCAGATCTACGAGCTCAACGGGGAGGAGCGCAACAACGTCCCCCGCCTCATTGCCGGCGACCTTGGCGCGCTCGTGAAGCTGGAGGACACCACCACGAACGATACCCTCCGGGCCCCGGCGTCCGACGTCGTCATCCCGTCCATCCAGTTTCCCGCCCCCCGCTACCGGATGGCCGTGCGGCCGGTGCAGGAGGGACAGGAGGACAAGCTCGCCCGGGGCCTCCATCAAATCACTGACGAAGACCCGTCGCTGGTCTTCAACCACGATGCGCTGCTCAACCAGCTTACCCTTAGCGGCGTGGGCGAGATGCACCTCCAGATCGCCAAGTCGCGCCTTGAGCGGCAGGCCGGCGTGGAGGTCGAGTTCGTAGAACCCCGCATCTCCTACCGCGAGGCGATCCAGAATCGGGCGACCGCCGAGCACCGCCACAAGAAGCAGTCGGGCGGCGCCGGGGAGTTTGCCGACATCTCGATGCTCGTCGAGCCCCTCGACGGCGCGTTCGACCCGCCGGACGCGATTGAGGTGCGGGGGGAGGAGACGGTCGAAACCGAGTGGGGCGCCGAGATCCATTTCGTCGACGCCATCGTCGGCGGGGTTATCGACATGAACAAGTTCTTCTCCTCCATCCGGAAGGGCGTCCTGAACACCATGGAGGAGGGGCCGGTGGCCGGGTTTCCCGTCGGAAACGTGCGGATCGTCATCCACGACGGCGACATGCACCCGGTCGACTCGAACGAGGCGGCCTTCAAGCGCGCCGCCTTCGAGTGCTTCCGCCAGGCCTTCCAGAAGGCCGGCCCCGTTCTCCTAGAGCCCATCCACGAGGTCACCATTACCACGCCGGACGACTACACGGGCGACATCATCAGCGACCTCAACACGCGACGGGGACGCGTGCAGGGCATCGATACGCAGGGGGCGCTCCAAAAAATCACCGCCGAGGTGCCGGAGGCAGAGCTCCACCAGTACTCCACCACGCTGCGCTCACTCACCCAGGGCCGGGGCCTGCACCATACGAAGTTCAGCCACTACGAGCAGATGCCGGGCCACGTGCAGGAGGAGGTCGTCGACGAGACGACGGCTCCGGCGGCCGCGGCGTAG
- a CDS encoding choice-of-anchor B family protein, whose amino-acid sequence MKRISLLLSIALCLVVWGLPASAQTTPTGSAVQMNGFSRALDVEGNRVFVGESQNIHTPGRVYVYEDEMDGWTEAAYFEATDGEVGDSFGSALDAAGDQVVVGAPSANAAYVFEPGADGWAQSARLTAADSTSDFGQSVVLDGDRLFVGTSATVSMTEGDTLTTGAVHVFERQDGTWQQTETLRSEKVGADAGFASALLTSGDHLLATAPQHEGGAVVAFHQGTDGWTELQTVTPGELSSNARFGTAIEAVGDQVLVGAPRAYDATGLAYTLSFDAEAESWSVDGRLLPFDGASRHLFGAAFAYNGTDLWVGAPGASDRSGALYRYGHNEGAWTGVTRMTHPGTESGNGLGATLAGNEDVLATGLPGDDHGAGTMGLYSIASGEWTRTTPIAPSTGQALSAMTGEERDCADGSVAQFSCENVDMKSFLPIDNIGGERGIDLNDIWGWTDPETGTEYALVGRTDGTAFVDVSDPTNPQYVGELPLTDGARVNSWRDIKVYDNHAFVVADNAGDHGMQVFDLTRLRDVDADQMPVTFDHDTLYDQVNSVHNVVINKQTGYAYAVGSSGGGKTCGGGLHMINIQDPLNPTFEGCFSDPSTGRSGTGYSHDAQCVVYEGPDPEYQGREICVGSNETAISVADVTNKDDPKAISTASYPDYGYVHQGWFDEQQRYFYQNDELDEAQGKASQTRTLVWDMKDLDNPKLVNQLMLPEESIDHNLYVKGSTMYQSNYKSGLRILDISDRENPEEVAHFDTQPYDENGTGFQGSWSNYPYFESGIIIVSSIGEGLFVLEESKQEL is encoded by the coding sequence ATGAAACGAATATCGCTCCTCCTCAGCATCGCACTTTGTCTCGTGGTCTGGGGCCTCCCCGCTTCGGCCCAGACGACGCCCACCGGCTCGGCCGTTCAGATGAACGGCTTTAGCCGTGCCCTCGATGTGGAGGGCAACCGGGTGTTCGTGGGAGAATCGCAGAATATCCACACTCCCGGGCGGGTGTACGTTTACGAAGACGAAATGGACGGCTGGACGGAAGCCGCCTACTTCGAGGCGACCGACGGTGAAGTCGGCGACAGCTTTGGCTCGGCCCTCGACGCGGCGGGCGATCAGGTCGTCGTGGGGGCCCCGTCGGCCAACGCCGCCTACGTGTTTGAACCGGGCGCGGACGGATGGGCCCAGAGCGCTCGCCTGACGGCTGCCGACAGCACCTCGGACTTCGGGCAGAGCGTGGTGCTGGACGGCGATCGGCTCTTCGTCGGTACCTCCGCGACCGTGTCGATGACGGAGGGGGACACGCTGACGACCGGTGCCGTCCACGTCTTCGAGCGGCAGGACGGGACTTGGCAGCAGACCGAGACGCTCCGGAGCGAGAAGGTGGGGGCGGACGCAGGGTTCGCGAGTGCCCTGCTCACGTCCGGGGATCACCTGCTCGCCACGGCGCCGCAGCACGAGGGAGGGGCCGTCGTGGCCTTCCACCAGGGCACCGACGGCTGGACGGAGCTCCAGACGGTCACGCCCGGTGAGCTCAGCAGCAACGCCCGATTTGGCACGGCGATCGAGGCTGTCGGGGATCAGGTGCTCGTCGGCGCCCCACGGGCCTACGACGCAACGGGGCTGGCGTACACCCTCTCGTTCGATGCGGAGGCGGAGAGCTGGTCCGTCGACGGACGGCTTCTTCCGTTCGACGGTGCATCCCGTCACCTCTTCGGGGCGGCCTTTGCCTACAACGGCACGGACCTGTGGGTCGGGGCGCCGGGCGCGTCGGACCGGAGCGGGGCCCTCTACCGCTACGGACACAACGAGGGGGCCTGGACCGGCGTCACGCGGATGACGCACCCCGGGACGGAATCTGGCAATGGACTGGGGGCCACGCTCGCAGGCAATGAGGATGTGCTCGCGACGGGGCTGCCGGGGGACGACCACGGAGCCGGCACGATGGGGCTCTATTCCATCGCGTCCGGCGAGTGGACCCGAACAACCCCCATTGCCCCCTCAACCGGACAGGCCCTCAGTGCCATGACGGGCGAGGAGCGAGACTGCGCGGACGGCAGCGTCGCCCAGTTCTCCTGTGAGAACGTTGACATGAAGTCCTTCCTTCCCATCGACAACATCGGGGGCGAGCGCGGGATCGACCTGAACGACATCTGGGGCTGGACCGACCCGGAGACGGGCACGGAGTACGCCCTCGTAGGCCGGACCGACGGAACGGCCTTCGTGGACGTGAGCGACCCCACAAACCCACAGTACGTCGGCGAGCTTCCGCTCACGGATGGGGCGCGCGTGAACTCCTGGCGCGACATCAAAGTCTACGACAACCATGCGTTCGTGGTGGCGGACAATGCCGGGGATCATGGCATGCAGGTCTTCGATCTGACCCGTCTCCGCGACGTGGACGCCGACCAGATGCCCGTGACCTTCGACCACGACACCCTCTACGACCAGGTCAACAGCGTCCATAACGTGGTCATCAACAAGCAGACGGGCTACGCCTACGCCGTGGGCAGTAGCGGCGGCGGCAAGACCTGTGGCGGCGGGCTCCACATGATCAACATTCAGGACCCGCTCAACCCCACCTTTGAGGGCTGCTTCTCCGACCCCTCCACGGGCCGCTCCGGCACCGGCTATAGCCACGATGCCCAGTGCGTCGTCTACGAAGGCCCGGATCCCGAGTATCAGGGCCGCGAGATCTGCGTCGGCTCCAACGAGACGGCGATCAGCGTCGCGGACGTGACGAACAAAGATGATCCGAAGGCCATCTCGACGGCCTCGTACCCGGACTACGGCTACGTCCACCAGGGCTGGTTTGACGAACAGCAGCGCTACTTCTACCAGAACGACGAGCTGGATGAGGCGCAGGGCAAGGCGAGCCAGACCCGGACGCTGGTGTGGGACATGAAGGACCTTGACAACCCGAAGCTCGTCAACCAGCTCATGCTTCCTGAGGAGTCGATCGACCACAACCTGTATGTGAAGGGATCGACGATGTACCAGTCCAACTACAAGAGCGGGCTGCGCATCCTCGACATCAGCGACCGCGAAAACCCGGAAGAGGTGGCCCACTTCGACACGCAGCCGTACGACGAAAACGGAACGGGCTTTCAGGGCTCCTGGAGCAACTACCCGTACTTCGAAAGCGGCATCATCATCGTGTCGAGCATTGGTGAAGGCCTGTTCGTGCTGGAGGAATCAAAGCAGGAGCTCTAG
- a CDS encoding YncE family protein, whose product MRRFLSVLIVGMLLCATLPAWGQASSPKLYVCNQGEATVSVIDMASMAVETTVDLKERGFSENAKPHHVVAEPDGSHWYVSLIGANTILKMNRQNEIVARLDNFEVPGLLALDPSKDVLYAGRSMSAVNPPKSLGMIERSDMEIMERVGTFFPRPHPLAVTPNGEHAFIASLGTNQLMGIDTDTRETQLTRLEGTTQTPVQFAATADGSTLIAGGQKTGQLLVFDASEAPALSVTDTLAVGSQPWHPVIGRQSGLAYVPNKMSNSISVVDVDNASVQATIRGDGLAQPHGTVLSADGQHLFVSNNNREGTYEPRGDNPEAGTVTVIDTRTNEIVKVIEVGTYPTGVGTFGGAQPTGS is encoded by the coding sequence ATGCGCCGTTTCCTTTCGGTTTTGATCGTCGGCATGCTCCTGTGCGCCACACTTCCGGCGTGGGGGCAGGCCTCAAGTCCGAAGCTGTACGTGTGCAATCAGGGCGAGGCCACCGTCTCGGTGATCGACATGGCGTCGATGGCCGTCGAGACGACCGTCGACCTCAAGGAACGCGGGTTCTCGGAGAACGCGAAGCCGCACCACGTCGTGGCCGAGCCCGACGGGAGCCACTGGTACGTGAGCCTGATCGGGGCGAACACGATCCTCAAGATGAACCGGCAGAATGAGATCGTCGCGCGCCTTGACAACTTCGAGGTGCCGGGGCTTCTGGCCCTCGACCCGTCGAAGGATGTCCTGTACGCGGGGCGCTCCATGAGTGCCGTAAACCCGCCGAAGAGTCTGGGCATGATTGAACGGTCCGACATGGAGATCATGGAACGGGTCGGGACGTTTTTTCCGCGTCCCCATCCCCTGGCCGTGACGCCGAACGGGGAGCACGCCTTCATCGCGAGCCTGGGCACCAACCAGCTGATGGGCATTGACACGGACACGCGCGAGACGCAGCTGACGCGGCTGGAGGGGACGACCCAGACCCCGGTCCAGTTTGCGGCGACGGCCGACGGGTCGACCCTCATTGCCGGGGGGCAGAAGACGGGTCAACTTCTCGTGTTCGACGCCAGTGAGGCCCCAGCCCTGTCTGTGACCGACACCCTTGCGGTGGGAAGCCAGCCGTGGCATCCCGTCATCGGTCGCCAAAGCGGTCTGGCCTACGTCCCGAACAAGATGTCGAACTCCATCAGTGTGGTGGACGTCGACAACGCGTCGGTGCAGGCCACCATTCGGGGGGACGGCCTCGCCCAGCCCCACGGCACGGTCCTCTCGGCCGACGGGCAGCATCTCTTCGTGTCGAACAACAACCGCGAGGGCACCTACGAGCCCCGTGGAGACAATCCCGAGGCCGGAACGGTGACGGTGATCGACACGCGGACCAACGAGATCGTGAAGGTGATCGAAGTGGGGACCTATCCCACCGGGGTGGGCACCTTTGGCGGGGCGCAGCCCACTGGCTCCTAG
- a CDS encoding aminotransferase class V-fold PLP-dependent enzyme, protein MLDSAPTSSIAARAPRSDRRSQLDALRRAFTGLDTEYPLADGTTAPRTYLDSAASTLRCSAADDIVRRALRHYANTHSTLHAGARIMTHLYEQAHEIVGRFVDAPDDYTTVFTGSGVTGGLNRMARVLAERRPERDLVITTLMEHHANDLPHRKHVGEVVHVPLENDPDGEAGRVDLSALRAAIDEHADRLNYVAVTAASNVTGIVNPVHEVARHAHAAGALCVVDAAQSAAHVPISVQGPDAAEALDVVCMSGHKLYAPGSPGVIVAREALFEGLEPQVVGGGIVDRVETDRYEITDALPEREEAGTPNLPGALRLAATLQLLGRIGMDLVAEDERELAQYALERFAAIDGLTIYGSHRLEVADRIGVIAFNLADLPHGLVAAALNDYFGVAVRNECFCAQPFVRELLGRAGNAGGAADGAECGPETQPGMVRASLGLYNTEQDIDAAVEALSDLAARPDWYREQYRPRLDGSGDWVHRSFEHPPEQAFSLEEEVDAWLQSAS, encoded by the coding sequence ATGCTCGATTCTGCTCCCACCTCCTCAATCGCCGCACGCGCGCCTCGCTCGGACCGGCGATCGCAGTTGGACGCCCTCCGCCGCGCTTTTACCGGGCTCGACACCGAGTACCCGCTGGCCGACGGCACGACGGCCCCGCGCACCTACCTTGACAGTGCCGCGTCGACCCTGCGCTGCAGCGCGGCCGACGACATCGTCCGGCGGGCCCTCCGGCACTACGCCAACACGCACTCGACGCTGCACGCCGGGGCCCGCATCATGACCCACCTCTACGAACAGGCGCACGAGATTGTGGGGCGCTTCGTGGATGCCCCGGACGACTACACGACGGTCTTCACCGGGAGTGGGGTTACGGGCGGCCTCAACCGCATGGCCCGCGTGCTGGCCGAGCGGCGGCCCGAGCGTGACCTCGTCATCACCACCCTCATGGAGCACCACGCCAACGACCTGCCCCACCGCAAGCACGTCGGCGAGGTGGTGCACGTGCCGTTGGAAAACGATCCGGACGGGGAGGCCGGACGCGTGGATCTTTCCGCGTTGCGGGCCGCCATCGACGAGCACGCCGACCGGCTGAACTACGTGGCCGTCACGGCGGCGTCGAACGTGACCGGCATCGTCAACCCGGTCCACGAGGTCGCCCGGCACGCCCACGCGGCGGGCGCCCTGTGTGTGGTCGACGCCGCCCAATCGGCCGCCCACGTGCCGATCAGCGTGCAGGGACCCGACGCGGCCGAGGCGCTCGATGTCGTATGCATGAGCGGGCACAAGCTCTACGCGCCCGGCAGCCCCGGTGTGATCGTGGCCCGGGAGGCCCTTTTCGAAGGGCTGGAGCCGCAGGTGGTGGGGGGCGGCATCGTGGATCGGGTGGAGACGGACCGCTACGAGATTACAGACGCGCTGCCGGAGCGGGAGGAGGCGGGCACGCCCAACCTGCCCGGGGCGCTACGGCTGGCTGCTACGCTTCAGCTGCTGGGCCGCATTGGCATGGACCTCGTGGCGGAGGACGAGCGCGAGCTGGCCCAGTACGCGCTGGAGCGCTTCGCGGCGATCGACGGCCTCACGATCTACGGGTCCCACCGGCTGGAGGTAGCCGACCGGATCGGGGTCATCGCCTTCAACCTCGCGGACCTGCCGCACGGCCTCGTGGCCGCGGCGCTGAACGACTACTTCGGGGTCGCCGTGCGCAACGAATGCTTCTGCGCGCAGCCCTTCGTGCGCGAGTTACTGGGCCGAGCGGGCAATGCCGGAGGGGCCGCGGACGGTGCCGAGTGTGGGCCCGAGACGCAGCCGGGCATGGTGCGGGCCTCCCTCGGCCTGTACAATACGGAGCAGGACATCGATGCGGCCGTCGAGGCGCTGTCCGACCTCGCGGCCCGGCCCGACTGGTACCGTGAGCAGTATCGCCCCCGCCTCGACGGCAGTGGCGACTGGGTCCACCGCTCGTTCGAGCACCCGCCCGAGCAGGCGTTCTCGTTGGAGGAGGAGGTGGACGCGTGGCTCCAGTCGGCCAGCTAG
- a CDS encoding DUF1684 domain-containing protein, translated as MSRPPSRPRMMCARVLLLLSVTGLVLACETGPSSGDYEQAVMQDRVQRDMQMREKESVLPPGRREAFRGLNFYEVDPAYRYTVPLRRFETPDTVMIPESTGDLRPQQRIGEVTVPLPEGPEELVVFRGEGDTPRGRLWIPFADSTNRHATYKGGRYVDLTSTDSDSVVVDFNRAYNPTCAYNPDFACPLPPPENRIAVPVAAGEKRPTFGG; from the coding sequence ATGTCTCGTCCCCCTTCCCGCCCCCGGATGATGTGCGCTCGGGTTCTGCTACTGCTGTCCGTGACCGGGCTCGTCCTGGCCTGCGAGACGGGGCCATCGTCGGGGGACTACGAGCAGGCCGTCATGCAGGACCGCGTGCAGCGGGACATGCAGATGCGAGAGAAGGAGAGCGTACTGCCCCCCGGCCGCCGGGAGGCCTTTCGGGGGCTCAACTTCTACGAAGTGGACCCGGCCTACCGGTACACAGTGCCGCTCCGGCGGTTCGAGACGCCCGACACGGTGATGATCCCCGAGAGCACGGGCGATCTGCGCCCTCAGCAGCGGATCGGAGAGGTGACGGTGCCGCTCCCGGAGGGGCCGGAAGAGCTGGTCGTATTTCGGGGCGAGGGCGACACGCCCCGCGGGCGGCTGTGGATCCCGTTTGCCGACTCCACGAACCGACACGCCACGTACAAGGGCGGGCGCTACGTGGACCTGACGTCGACCGATTCGGACTCGGTCGTGGTCGACTTCAACCGGGCGTACAATCCCACCTGCGCCTACAATCCGGACTTCGCGTGCCCGCTGCCGCCCCCGGAGAACCGAATCGCCGTGCCCGTGGCGGCGGGGGAGAAGCGCCCCACCTTCGGGGGGTAG
- a CDS encoding DUF411 domain-containing protein, whose product MASLASYQTHLKAFGIGIVLAALGVGAYLQFGPSASAGLPTVTVYKSPSCQCCSDWVAHMKEEGFEVEVQSKLRMKPVKKQVGLPASLAACHTSVVGNYVVEGHVPAQEVKQLLREQPDVRGLSVPGMPVGSPGMERGNRVEPYEVVTFTPSGETTVFAQYGQ is encoded by the coding sequence ATGGCTTCGCTCGCGTCGTATCAGACTCACCTCAAGGCGTTTGGGATTGGCATCGTCCTCGCCGCACTGGGCGTGGGGGCCTATCTGCAGTTTGGCCCGTCGGCATCGGCGGGCCTGCCGACAGTGACGGTGTACAAGAGCCCCTCGTGTCAGTGCTGTTCGGATTGGGTCGCCCACATGAAGGAGGAGGGCTTCGAGGTCGAGGTGCAGTCGAAACTACGCATGAAGCCCGTGAAGAAGCAGGTGGGGCTGCCCGCCTCGCTTGCGGCCTGCCACACGTCCGTGGTGGGCAATTATGTGGTCGAGGGGCACGTGCCGGCGCAGGAGGTGAAGCAACTGCTCCGGGAGCAGCCGGACGTCCGAGGCCTAAGCGTGCCGGGCATGCCCGTCGGGTCTCCGGGCATGGAGCGGGGGAATCGGGTGGAACCGTACGAGGTTGTGACGTTCACCCCGTCGGGGGAGACCACGGTGTTTGCCCAGTACGGACAGTAG
- a CDS encoding 3-oxoacyl-ACP reductase — translation MRDPDSQVVVITGASRGLGAAIARTFGREGARVVVNYYQSPDRAEAVAADIGDRALPVQADVRDPDAVQAMIDTATDHFGAPVTTAVHNALIDYQFDAENRETADTIDWEDYQTQVEGSVKGALHLLQACLPEMRAAGEGRFVGISSNLVQAPAVPYHDYTTGKAALLGFTRNMAGELGAEGITVNLVSGGLLDETDASAASSDAVFDAIRQNTPRGTVTTPEEVADAVLFFASPWARAVTGQNLIVDGGLVMQ, via the coding sequence ATGCGTGATCCCGACTCGCAAGTTGTTGTCATCACCGGGGCCAGCCGTGGGCTCGGCGCCGCCATTGCCCGGACCTTCGGGCGGGAAGGCGCCCGCGTGGTGGTCAACTACTACCAGAGCCCGGATCGGGCCGAGGCTGTCGCCGCCGACATTGGCGACCGGGCCCTGCCCGTCCAGGCCGACGTGCGCGACCCGGACGCCGTGCAGGCGATGATCGACACCGCCACGGACCACTTCGGGGCGCCCGTCACGACCGCCGTCCACAACGCCCTGATCGACTACCAGTTCGACGCGGAAAATCGGGAGACCGCCGATACCATCGACTGGGAAGACTATCAGACGCAGGTGGAGGGGTCGGTGAAGGGGGCCCTGCACCTGCTCCAAGCCTGCCTTCCGGAGATGCGGGCGGCGGGGGAGGGGCGGTTTGTCGGCATCAGCTCCAACCTCGTACAGGCCCCGGCCGTCCCGTACCACGACTACACCACCGGCAAGGCGGCCCTTCTCGGGTTCACGCGCAACATGGCGGGCGAGCTCGGGGCGGAGGGCATCACCGTGAACCTGGTGTCGGGCGGGCTGCTCGACGAGACGGACGCCAGCGCGGCCTCGTCGGACGCCGTGTTCGACGCCATCCGCCAGAACACCCCGCGCGGCACGGTGACCACCCCGGAGGAGGTGGCCGACGCGGTGCTATTCTTCGCGTCCCCCTGGGCCCGGGCCGTCACGGGGCAGAACCTGATCGTGGACGGCGGCCTCGTGATGCAATAG
- the accD gene encoding acetyl-CoA carboxylase, carboxyltransferase subunit beta codes for MPPWFRREKAGIRTTREEQNEMPEGQWVKCPETGEITNRRELEENLLVFPGSGYHFGMDSHQYFGFLFDDGDYDLHDTDLRSVDALNFEDRKPYSQRLESAVEETGQNEAVQAATGSVGGHPVSMAGMDFSFIGGSMGSVVGETVARAIKRAYTEGMPLITIAQSGGARMMEGALSLMQMAKTSAHLTRLDEAGLPFISILTHPTTGGVTASFAMLGDIHIAEPDALIGFAGPRVIRETIGSDLPEGFQKSEFLQEHGFVDMIVDRRRLRRRIIRLLNLLME; via the coding sequence ATGCCCCCCTGGTTTCGGCGCGAGAAGGCCGGCATCCGCACCACCCGCGAAGAACAGAATGAAATGCCGGAGGGGCAGTGGGTGAAGTGCCCGGAGACCGGCGAAATCACCAACCGGCGCGAACTGGAAGAGAACCTGCTCGTCTTTCCCGGGTCGGGGTACCACTTCGGGATGGACAGCCACCAGTACTTCGGCTTCCTGTTTGACGACGGCGACTACGACCTGCACGACACCGATCTCCGCTCGGTGGACGCCCTCAATTTTGAGGACCGCAAGCCCTACAGCCAGCGGCTGGAGAGTGCCGTGGAGGAGACGGGCCAAAACGAGGCCGTTCAGGCGGCCACCGGCTCCGTTGGAGGACATCCCGTGTCGATGGCGGGCATGGACTTTAGCTTCATTGGGGGATCGATGGGGTCGGTCGTTGGGGAAACTGTGGCCCGGGCGATCAAGCGCGCCTACACGGAGGGCATGCCGCTTATCACCATTGCCCAGAGCGGCGGGGCCCGCATGATGGAGGGGGCCCTCAGCCTCATGCAGATGGCCAAGACGAGTGCGCACCTTACCCGACTCGACGAGGCGGGGCTGCCGTTCATCTCCATCCTAACGCACCCCACCACGGGTGGCGTCACGGCCTCCTTCGCGATGCTCGGGGACATCCACATCGCCGAGCCGGACGCGCTGATCGGGTTTGCCGGGCCGCGGGTGATCCGTGAGACGATTGGGTCCGACCTGCCGGAGGGGTTCCAGAAGTCGGAGTTTTTGCAGGAGCACGGGTTCGTCGACATGATCGTGGACCGGCGTCGCCTCCGCCGTCGCATCATCCGGCTGCTCAACCTCCTGATGGAGTAG